A stretch of the Capsicum annuum cultivar UCD-10X-F1 chromosome 10, UCD10Xv1.1, whole genome shotgun sequence genome encodes the following:
- the LOC107845427 gene encoding uncharacterized protein LOC107845427 isoform X4, whose amino-acid sequence MRIQSLSYVCKLWHKKLRYVMCQGPYSENANTRAKEENYFSASSWCDQKTITLWGESSDIDNELLRKLSVQNLIIAFCDVKTTLYQGNFGLGSTSITTMWIDPAFEKAKSLQEWFLFEKEKHRDITLLPSLQINRAKTLTIADIAGRLFDNELKYYKFNATIKTILNLYDPYYASCTKCYKKIERSYLKCPYFLTEISGYEER is encoded by the exons ATGAGAATACAGAGCTTAAGCTACGTCTGCAAGCTATGGCACAAGAAGCTCAGGTACGTGATG TGCCAAGGACCTTATTCGGAAAATGCTAACACTAGAGCCAAAGAAGAGAATTACTTCAGTGCAAGTTCTTG GTGTGATCAAAAAACTATAACATTATGGGGTGAATCATCAGACATAGACAATGAGTTGCTCCGAAAGTTGTCTGTTCAAAATCTTATTATAGCATTCTGTGATGTTAAGACTACACTATATCAAG GAAATTTTGGGCTAGGCTCCACATCCATCACTACAATGTGGATAGACCCCGCTTTTGAAAAGGCAAAATCTCTACAAGAATG GTTtttatttgaaaaggaaaaaCACCGAGACATTACTCTACTACCAAGTTTACAAATTAACAGAGCTAAAACATTGACAATTGCAGATATCGCGGGTCGTTTGTTCGATAATGAG cttaaatattataaattcaaTGCAACAATCAAAACTATACTAAATCTCTATGACCCATACTATGCATCTTGCACCAAATGCTACAAAAAGATTGAACGTAGCTATTTAAAGTGTCCTTACTTCCTCACAGAAATAAGTGGTTATGAGGAAAGGTAA
- the LOC107845427 gene encoding uncharacterized protein LOC107845427 isoform X1 gives MFLILRILYRILANRQSASRSKERKARYITELERKVQTLQTEATTLSAQLTLFQRDTTQFTNENTELKLRLQAMAQEAQCQGPYSENANTRAKEENYFSASSWCDQKTITLWGESSDIDNELLRKLSVQNLIIAFCDVKTTLYQGNFGLGSTSITTMWIDPAFEKAKSLQEWFLFEKEKHRDITLLPSLQINRAKTLTIADIAGRLFDNELKYYKFNATIKTILNLYDPYYASCTKCYKKIERSYLKCPYFLTEISGYEER, from the exons ATGTTTCTGATTTTGAGAATATTGTACAGGATTTTGGCGAATCGGCAATCTGCTTCTCGCTCGAAAGAGAGGAAAGCCCGTTACATAACTGAACTTGAGAGAAAGGTTCAGACCCTTCAAACAGAAGCAACCACTCTTTCTGCTCAATTAACCCTTTTCCAg CGGGATACGACCCAGTTTACTAATGAGAATACAGAGCTTAAGCTACGTCTGCAAGCTATGGCACAAGAAGCTCAG TGCCAAGGACCTTATTCGGAAAATGCTAACACTAGAGCCAAAGAAGAGAATTACTTCAGTGCAAGTTCTTG GTGTGATCAAAAAACTATAACATTATGGGGTGAATCATCAGACATAGACAATGAGTTGCTCCGAAAGTTGTCTGTTCAAAATCTTATTATAGCATTCTGTGATGTTAAGACTACACTATATCAAG GAAATTTTGGGCTAGGCTCCACATCCATCACTACAATGTGGATAGACCCCGCTTTTGAAAAGGCAAAATCTCTACAAGAATG GTTtttatttgaaaaggaaaaaCACCGAGACATTACTCTACTACCAAGTTTACAAATTAACAGAGCTAAAACATTGACAATTGCAGATATCGCGGGTCGTTTGTTCGATAATGAG cttaaatattataaattcaaTGCAACAATCAAAACTATACTAAATCTCTATGACCCATACTATGCATCTTGCACCAAATGCTACAAAAAGATTGAACGTAGCTATTTAAAGTGTCCTTACTTCCTCACAGAAATAAGTGGTTATGAGGAAAGGTAA
- the LOC107845427 gene encoding bZIP transcription factor 30 isoform X2, with protein sequence MFLILRILYRILANRQSASRSKERKARYITELERKVQTLQTEATTLSAQLTLFQRDTTQFTNENTELKLRLQAMAQEAQCQGPYSENANTRAKEENYFSASSWCDQKTITLWGESSDIDNELLRKLSVQNLIIAFCDVKTTLYQGNFGLGSTSITTMWIDPAFEKAKSLQEWFLFEKEKHRDITLLPSLQINRAKTLTIADIAGRLFDNEVSYKTRRFCEDC encoded by the exons ATGTTTCTGATTTTGAGAATATTGTACAGGATTTTGGCGAATCGGCAATCTGCTTCTCGCTCGAAAGAGAGGAAAGCCCGTTACATAACTGAACTTGAGAGAAAGGTTCAGACCCTTCAAACAGAAGCAACCACTCTTTCTGCTCAATTAACCCTTTTCCAg CGGGATACGACCCAGTTTACTAATGAGAATACAGAGCTTAAGCTACGTCTGCAAGCTATGGCACAAGAAGCTCAG TGCCAAGGACCTTATTCGGAAAATGCTAACACTAGAGCCAAAGAAGAGAATTACTTCAGTGCAAGTTCTTG GTGTGATCAAAAAACTATAACATTATGGGGTGAATCATCAGACATAGACAATGAGTTGCTCCGAAAGTTGTCTGTTCAAAATCTTATTATAGCATTCTGTGATGTTAAGACTACACTATATCAAG GAAATTTTGGGCTAGGCTCCACATCCATCACTACAATGTGGATAGACCCCGCTTTTGAAAAGGCAAAATCTCTACAAGAATG GTTtttatttgaaaaggaaaaaCACCGAGACATTACTCTACTACCAAGTTTACAAATTAACAGAGCTAAAACATTGACAATTGCAGATATCGCGGGTCGTTTGTTCGATAATGAG GTTTCTTATAAAACTAGACGTTTTTGCGAAGACTGCTGA
- the LOC107845427 gene encoding bZIP transcription factor 30 isoform X3, protein MFLILRILYRILANRQSASRSKERKARYITELERKVQTLQTEATTLSAQLTLFQRDTTQFTNENTELKLRLQAMAQEAQCQGPYSENANTRAKEENYFSASSWCDQKTITLWGESSDIDNELLRKLSVQNLIIAFCDVKTTLYQGNFGLGSTSITTMWIDPAFEKAKSLQEWFLFEKEKHRDITLLPSLQINRAKTLTIADIAGRLFDNEM, encoded by the exons ATGTTTCTGATTTTGAGAATATTGTACAGGATTTTGGCGAATCGGCAATCTGCTTCTCGCTCGAAAGAGAGGAAAGCCCGTTACATAACTGAACTTGAGAGAAAGGTTCAGACCCTTCAAACAGAAGCAACCACTCTTTCTGCTCAATTAACCCTTTTCCAg CGGGATACGACCCAGTTTACTAATGAGAATACAGAGCTTAAGCTACGTCTGCAAGCTATGGCACAAGAAGCTCAG TGCCAAGGACCTTATTCGGAAAATGCTAACACTAGAGCCAAAGAAGAGAATTACTTCAGTGCAAGTTCTTG GTGTGATCAAAAAACTATAACATTATGGGGTGAATCATCAGACATAGACAATGAGTTGCTCCGAAAGTTGTCTGTTCAAAATCTTATTATAGCATTCTGTGATGTTAAGACTACACTATATCAAG GAAATTTTGGGCTAGGCTCCACATCCATCACTACAATGTGGATAGACCCCGCTTTTGAAAAGGCAAAATCTCTACAAGAATG GTTtttatttgaaaaggaaaaaCACCGAGACATTACTCTACTACCAAGTTTACAAATTAACAGAGCTAAAACATTGACAATTGCAGATATCGCGGGTCGTTTGTTCGATAATGAG ATGTAA
- the LOC107844257 gene encoding uncharacterized protein LOC107844257: MASRRIIETVDRSFRDILDINEPFGGKVMVFGRDFCQVLPVISKSTRIETVNTSLVKSYLWNYMERIKLTRNMRARADPSFSEFLLHIGNGDEPTIRDNLVLLLTEMVIQNTSSSTGENTLVEHIFPSMGKNASCAKYMTERAIPANQNEYVDQLNEMLIFRFLGESRTFLSFDFAEDDTNNYYQEDYLNILTPNGLPPHRLCTLGSHTWYLVITLM; encoded by the exons ATGGCCAGCCGTCGGATAATTGAAACAGTTGATAGAAGCTTCAGAGATATACTGGACATTAATGAACCGTTTGGTGGAAAAGTAATGGTTTTCGGAAGAGATTTTTGTCAAGTACTTCCAGTAATTTCAAAATCTACAAGGATTGAAACGGTAAATACAAGTTTGGTAAAATCATACTTATGGAATTATATGGAAAGGATTAAGTTAACAAGAAATATGAGAGCAAGAGCAGATCCATCTTTCAGTGAATTTCTACTGCATATAGGTAATGGAGATGAGCCTACAATAAGAGATAATTTGGTACTTCTTCTAACAGAAATGGTTATTCAAAATACGAGCAGTAGTACTGGTGAAAATACATTGGTAGAACATATATTTCCATCTATGGGTAAAAATGCAAGTTGTGCAAAATACATGACAGAACGGGCTATTCCAGCAAACCAAAATGAATATGTTGATCAACTAAACGAAATgttaattttcagatttttaggTGAAAGTAGGACGTTTCTGAGTTTCGACTTTGCAGAAGATGATACTAATAATTATTATCAGGAAGATTACTTAAATATTCTCACACCAAATGGTCTCCCTCCACACAG ATTGTGCACTTTAGGAAGTCATACGTGGTATTTGGTTATCACTTTGATGTAA